Within Gammaproteobacteria bacterium, the genomic segment CCGGATCCAGTACTGATAGGGAAGCGAGTCTGTTTCAGCACGGAGCAATTCGTGTGACATGAAACGACAAAATTTTGGAATGTCACGTGTCGTTGATGGGTCATCGGCCAACACATGCAAC encodes:
- a CDS encoding sulfurtransferase TusA — encoded protein: LHVLADDPSTTRDIPKFCRFMSHELLRAETDSLPYQYWIRKGGA